A region of Moorena producens PAL-8-15-08-1 DNA encodes the following proteins:
- a CDS encoding XisI protein translates to MDTLERDREIIQKIISDYAQIPYSYGEIERNSVFDCDRDRYLLMIVGWEGVRQVHGCIIHVEIIEGKIWIHRDGTEDGIAGELLEAGIPKERIVLGFKSPGVRKHTGFAVA, encoded by the coding sequence ATGGACACTTTAGAGCGAGACCGGGAGATTATTCAAAAAATAATCTCTGACTACGCACAAATTCCTTATTCTTACGGAGAAATTGAACGAAATAGCGTGTTTGATTGTGATCGCGATCGCTATCTATTGATGATAGTTGGTTGGGAGGGAGTGCGTCAAGTTCACGGCTGTATCATTCATGTGGAAATTATCGAGGGCAAAATCTGGATTCATCGCGATGGGACAGAGGATGGCATCGCTGGGGAACTCCTAGAAGCAGGCATTCCCAAAGAGCGTATTGTTCTAGGCTTTAAATCACCCGGAGTTAGGAAGCACACAGGGTTTGCAGTTGCCTAA
- a CDS encoding XisH family protein encodes MAARDTFHEAVKSALQKDGWCITHDPLYINFAEVEIYIDLGAERLIAAEKDEEKIAVEIKTFLRPSAISEFHTVLGQFLNYRFALKAEDPERLLYLAIPLEIHETFFARRFVQLITQEYQVKLLVFEPTKEEIVQWQN; translated from the coding sequence ATGGCAGCCAGAGATACCTTCCATGAAGCCGTAAAATCAGCTTTACAGAAGGACGGCTGGTGTATTACTCACGATCCTCTCTATATCAATTTTGCTGAAGTGGAAATTTACATCGATTTGGGTGCAGAACGACTCATTGCAGCCGAAAAAGATGAAGAAAAAATAGCTGTTGAAATTAAAACCTTTCTAAGGCCTTCGGCAATTTCTGAATTCCATACGGTTTTGGGACAATTCCTTAACTATCGCTTTGCCCTCAAAGCAGAAGATCCAGAGAGATTATTGTATTTAGCTATTCCTCTTGAAATTCACGAGACCTTCTTTGCCCGTCGCTTCGTTCAACTTATTACCCAAGAGTATCAAGTTAAATTGCTTGTATTTGAGCCAACTAAGGAGGAAATTGTTCAATGGCAAAACTAG
- a CDS encoding XisI protein, protein MAKLEQYRQFVKEILTEYSSHKPAYGEVEVELIFDTERDRYQLVHAGWSNRRRIYGSTIHIDLKDNKIWIQNDGTEVGIANVLVERGVPHQDIVLAYHAPYLRKFTEFGVG, encoded by the coding sequence ATGGCAAAACTAGAGCAATATCGGCAATTCGTAAAAGAGATTCTAACCGAATACAGCAGCCACAAACCCGCTTATGGTGAAGTAGAAGTGGAATTAATCTTTGATACCGAAAGAGACCGCTACCAGCTTGTCCATGCCGGATGGAGTAATCGTCGCCGTATTTATGGTTCCACCATCCACATTGACCTTAAAGATAATAAGATTTGGATTCAAAATGATGGTACAGAAGTTGGGATTGCTAACGTTTTAGTTGAACGCGGTGTGCCTCATCAAGATATTGTTCTAGCCTATCATGCCCCTTATCTAAGGAAATTTACTGAATTCGGAGTGGGATAA
- a CDS encoding isochorismatase family protein — MVTSLTTSDATLAAIEAALPIDPQPYTIGDRPTGLIVVDVLNGFCTVGFGPLAPTEPNQQIATMVSESDRLAKAFTAKGWPVLAFLDTHEPGKPEPPYPPHCEKGSGEEKLVPELEWLETHPHATLIKKDCINGFIGSMDVDTGNNSLIRWINQHKLEVLVVVGICTDICVMDFVVTMLSARNHDMVPTLKDIAVYTEGCSTFDLSAEMAAQQGLPKTAIHPQEIAHHVGLYTMAERGAFIASTINLPF; from the coding sequence ATGGTAACTTCTTTAACTACTTCCGATGCCACCTTAGCAGCAATTGAAGCGGCCTTACCCATTGACCCTCAGCCCTATACTATTGGCGATCGCCCCACGGGTTTGATCGTTGTGGATGTGCTCAATGGCTTTTGCACTGTTGGTTTTGGTCCTTTGGCTCCAACAGAACCAAATCAGCAAATAGCCACCATGGTATCAGAAAGCGATCGCCTAGCCAAAGCTTTCACAGCCAAAGGTTGGCCAGTCTTAGCTTTCCTAGATACCCACGAACCAGGCAAACCAGAACCTCCCTATCCTCCTCATTGTGAAAAAGGGTCTGGGGAAGAAAAGCTCGTTCCTGAACTGGAATGGCTAGAAACTCATCCCCACGCCACCTTAATTAAAAAAGACTGCATCAATGGTTTTATCGGTTCCATGGATGTAGATACTGGCAACAATAGTTTAATTCGCTGGATAAACCAGCACAAGCTAGAAGTCTTAGTAGTTGTTGGCATCTGCACCGATATTTGTGTAATGGACTTCGTGGTTACTATGCTATCAGCACGCAATCATGATATGGTACCAACGTTAAAAGATATTGCCGTCTATACCGAAGGTTGTTCAACCTTCGACCTCTCGGCAGAGATGGCAGCCCAGCAGGGTTTGCCAAAGACGGCCATTCATCCCCAGGAAATCGCTCATCATGTTGGTTTATACACCATGGCAGAGCGTGGAGCGTTCATTGCTTCTACAATAAATTTACCTTTTTAA
- a CDS encoding Uma2 family endonuclease — protein sequence MNTINIPPTFKVTKEQFQILATANREKRLERTANGELIVMPPTGGNTGKRNAQLSAQFVIWNNQTKLGVVFDSSCAFRLPNGADRSPDVSWVKIERWNQLTPEQQDTFPPLCPDFVLELRSRTDTMESLRQKMQEYLDNGISLGWLIDPKNRIVEIYKPQQQVKVFNSPKTLSAEEVLPGFSLNFETVW from the coding sequence ATGAATACTATTAACATTCCCCCGACCTTCAAAGTTACAAAAGAACAATTCCAAATACTCGCTACTGCTAACCGAGAAAAGCGCCTCGAACGTACTGCTAATGGAGAATTAATTGTTATGCCCCCTACAGGAGGCAATACGGGAAAACGCAACGCACAATTATCTGCACAATTTGTTATTTGGAACAATCAAACCAAACTCGGAGTTGTTTTTGACTCTTCTTGTGCTTTTCGTCTTCCTAATGGTGCCGATCGCTCTCCTGATGTCAGTTGGGTCAAAATAGAACGCTGGAATCAACTCACACCAGAACAACAAGACACTTTCCCACCCCTTTGTCCTGATTTTGTCCTTGAGTTACGCTCCCGTACTGACACGATGGAAAGTTTAAGACAAAAAATGCAAGAATATTTAGACAATGGCATAAGCTTAGGCTGGTTAATCGATCCCAAAAATAGAATCGTAGAAATTTATAAACCTCAACAACAGGTGAAGGTGTTTAACTCTCCTAAGACGCTATCTGCAGAAGAAGTATTACCTGGATTTAGTTTAAATTTTGAAACCGTTTGGTAG